In Desulfobacter hydrogenophilus, the genomic stretch GGCATCCATCATCACGCACACAGGCTTTTGTGAATAACAAAATCTAAACGCAATACCGTCAAGACTGGAAACCCCGGCACATGGTTTTGATACAGCCCTGGCCAGCCCCTTAACCATGCTGATGCCGATGCGAAGCCCGGTAAAGCTACCCGGCCCCCTGGCTGCAATGAATCCGTCTATCCGGTCGACCGTCATCCCTTCCCTGCTTTCAACGGCTTGCTCAATCATGGGCAAAAGCCCCTTTGAATGAGTCTGCCGGCTAAACAGCCTGGACTCAAAAACAAGGGTGTTCTCTTCAAACAGAGCCATGCTTGCGCCCTGCTCTGCCGTGCTCAGGGCAAAAAGATACATTATTCCTTTTCCAGGGCGATATCCAGAACCTCCCTGACATCCTTCACACAGATGAACGTCAGCTTGGATTTCACAGATTTTGGGATATCATGAAGGTCTTTTTTATTTTTCTCCGGAATGATCACTGTCTTAATGCCGGCCCTTAAAGCCCCTAATGACTTCTCCTTTAGGCCGCCTATGGGCAGCACCCGACCCCGCAAAGAAATCTCACCGGTCATGCCTACCTTGTTGTTCACCTTTTTGCCGGTAAAAGCCGACACAAGGGCCGTAGCAATGGCAATCCCGGCCGAAGGCCCATCCTTGGGAATGGCGCCGGCGGGAACATGGATATGGATGTCGTTGGAATCAAAGGCGTCCTTGTCTATACCCAGAACTTCCTGATTGGCTTTGGTGTAAGTTAATGCGGCCCTCGCAGATTCCTGCATAACCTCACCGATCTGTCCGGTGAGTTGCAACTCTCCTTTACCCGGAAATAACGACGTTTCAATATACAAATGCTCACCACCCACTTCGGTCCATGCAAGTCCTGTGGCCAAGCCGACCTGGCTGTCTTCCTGATCCATTTCATTAATATAGTGAGGCGGGCCAAGATACTTGGTTAAATTCTGACAGGTAACGGCAAACTGCCCCTTTTGACCTTCCGCTATTTGACGGGCAATTTTTCTGCACACCGAGTCCAGTTTTCGCTCAAGCCCCCTGAGACCTGCTTCCAGGGTATATTCTGAAACAATGGACTCTATGGCGTTGGGACTGAAATGAATGGCACGACGGATCAAGCCATTATCTTTGAGCTTTCTTGGCAAAAGATGCTGTTTTGCAATGACCACCTTTTCCTGGCGGGTATATCCGGTAAGATGGATCAACTCCATCCTGTCAAGCAGGGCCGAAGGAATGGTGTCGGCCATATTCGCTGTTAGAACAAACAATACATCTGACAGATCAAAGGGCATATTCAGGTAATGGTCGGAGAACTCGCTATTTTGTTCAGGATCCAATGCCTCCAGAAGTGCAGATGACGGATCCCCTCTGAAATCATTTCCTAATTTGTCAATTTCATCCAGCATAAAAACCGGATTTCTAGTACCGCATTGGCGAAGCCCCTGTAAAATTCTTCCAGGCATGGCACCAATGTATGTTCTGCGGTGCCCCCTGATCTCGGCCTCATCACGAATACCGCCCAAAGAGACCCGATGAAACTTGCGCTTCATGGCCTTGGCAATGGCCCGACCAAGAGAGGTTTTACCCACCCCCGGAGGACCAACAAAGCAAATAATCTGCCCCTTTTTCTTTGGATTGAGTTTACGCACGCTCAAGTATTCAAGAATTCGTTCCTTGGCCTTGTCCAGTCCATAATGATTCTGGTCTAAAACCTCCTGGGCCTTTTTTATGTCTAAAAAATCCTTGGTGGTTTTGCTCCAGGGCAATTCAACAATACAATCCAAATAAGTTCTGACTACAGAGGCTTCGGAAGAATCAAAATGCATCTGTTCTAGACGAGTCAACTGTTTTAAAGCCTCTTTTTCACACGCTTCCGGCAGCTTGCATTTTTTTATTTTCTGTTTGAATTCAACGATCTCGGCAATCTTATCATCGTTTTCCCCGAGTTCTCTATGGATGGCCTTAACCTGTTCACGAAGGTAATAATCCCTCTGGTTTTTTGAGATTTCGTCTTTAACATGAGTCTGAATTTTAGCCTGAACTGTTGACAAATCCAGCTCCCTGGCTAAAAGATCATTAACACGGGTTAAGCGCTCAACAGCATCCGTGGTTTCCAGAAGGGCCTGGGCATCTTCCACCTTAAGGTTGAGGTTAGAGGCAACCAGGTCTGCAAGTTTACCCGGGGAGTCAATATGAGATAAAAGATCGCCCACATCACCTGAGAACTCGCCCTTAAGAGCTAACAGCTTTTCGCTGTTCTCCTTTACGTTGCGCATCAGGGCTTCAATCTCTATATCAAGAGAATCAGGTTCGACATCAGAAACCGTCTCCACTCGGACTTTAAAAAAAGATCGCTTTTGAACGAATTCAATAATTTTTGCTTTAGAAATCCCCTGAACCAAAGCTTTGATCCTGCCGTCAGGCATTTTAATCATCTTCTGGACCCGGGCAATAGTCCCGACATCATAGACATCTGATGGCCCCGGCTTTTCCATATCTGAATCTTTTTGGACCGACAAAAAAACATACCGGTCAAATTCCACAGACTCTTCAATGGCTTTAATGGACTTTTCCCGTCCCACAAACAAGGGAAGCAGCATATCTGTAAAGACCACCACATCCCTGACCGGCATCATGGGAATCACCTTTGGGATTTCTTCGATATTACCTTCTTTTTCAATTATTTCAATCAGATCATCTATATCTGCTTCTGCCATTTATGCTCCTTGATTACATACCGGCCATGGGCCGCGCCTGCATTTTACTACCGGGTGTATCCCCGGCACATGGTGAAAGAATATCAGACCCTTTCATAAAAAAACAGGACCAGACCGAAATCCACTTAACTTCATGTAATTTTTCGGGTTGGCCCTCACATACGGGCTTTGGTGTACCTACGCTTTAAGTTATATTTACAATATATCAGAAAAATATTTTTACAATATCCTTGAAAAAATATTTTTATCATTGGATAGTTCATTTAACTATATCAGAAAACCGTCAAACATCCCAGGTGCTTTAAAATTATATTGATCATTATCCAAGGAGTGTCATGTTCCCGCTATCCGTTTTCATTGCTGTTATGTTCTTTATTTTTGGTGCCTGTATCGGCAGTTTCCTCAACGTGGTAATTTGCCGGATGCCGGAAGGCAAATCCATTGTATCACCGCCGTCTCACTGCCCGACCTGCAACCATACGATTCCATTTTATTTCAATCTCCCGATACTAAGCTTTCTTCTACTCAAAGGGAAATGCGGCTTCTGCAACGCCCCCATTTCCATACGTTATCCTTTGGTGGAGTTTATCACCGGCTTATTGGCCCTGGGGCTTTTTCTAAAATTCGGGATGACGCCGGCTGCAATTTTTTATTTTATATTCAGCGCTGTGCTTATTGCCGTTTCTTTTATTGACCTGGATCACCAAATCATTCCGGACAAATTGTCCCTTCCCGGAATTCTCATTTTTTCCACATCCTGTCTTTTTGTGCCTCAAATGCGCTTTGTTTCAGTGATTTGGGGCATTCTGGCAGGCGGCGGCATTTTATATCTTGTGGCCCTTTGCTACTATCACATCCGCAGGCACCAGGGTATGGGGGGCGGAGACATCAAACTATTAGCCATGATTGGTGCAGCCACAGGCATAAAAGGTGTCTTTTTCACATTGTTTACAGGCTCAGTCTTCGGTACCTTTGGCGGAATGATTGCCATGGCAAGGGCAGGAAAATCCCAAAAAAGA encodes the following:
- the lon gene encoding endopeptidase La, giving the protein MAEADIDDLIEIIEKEGNIEEIPKVIPMMPVRDVVVFTDMLLPLFVGREKSIKAIEESVEFDRYVFLSVQKDSDMEKPGPSDVYDVGTIARVQKMIKMPDGRIKALVQGISKAKIIEFVQKRSFFKVRVETVSDVEPDSLDIEIEALMRNVKENSEKLLALKGEFSGDVGDLLSHIDSPGKLADLVASNLNLKVEDAQALLETTDAVERLTRVNDLLARELDLSTVQAKIQTHVKDEISKNQRDYYLREQVKAIHRELGENDDKIAEIVEFKQKIKKCKLPEACEKEALKQLTRLEQMHFDSSEASVVRTYLDCIVELPWSKTTKDFLDIKKAQEVLDQNHYGLDKAKERILEYLSVRKLNPKKKGQIICFVGPPGVGKTSLGRAIAKAMKRKFHRVSLGGIRDEAEIRGHRRTYIGAMPGRILQGLRQCGTRNPVFMLDEIDKLGNDFRGDPSSALLEALDPEQNSEFSDHYLNMPFDLSDVLFVLTANMADTIPSALLDRMELIHLTGYTRQEKVVIAKQHLLPRKLKDNGLIRRAIHFSPNAIESIVSEYTLEAGLRGLERKLDSVCRKIARQIAEGQKGQFAVTCQNLTKYLGPPHYINEMDQEDSQVGLATGLAWTEVGGEHLYIETSLFPGKGELQLTGQIGEVMQESARAALTYTKANQEVLGIDKDAFDSNDIHIHVPAGAIPKDGPSAGIAIATALVSAFTGKKVNNKVGMTGEISLRGRVLPIGGLKEKSLGALRAGIKTVIIPEKNKKDLHDIPKSVKSKLTFICVKDVREVLDIALEKE
- the tsaB gene encoding tRNA (adenosine(37)-N6)-threonylcarbamoyltransferase complex dimerization subunit type 1 TsaB, with amino-acid sequence MYLFALSTAEQGASMALFEENTLVFESRLFSRQTHSKGLLPMIEQAVESREGMTVDRIDGFIAARGPGSFTGLRIGISMVKGLARAVSKPCAGVSSLDGIAFRFCYSQKPVCVMMDAKRKEVYSAIYQFHRGRLLQKGPEMVCSPETAIDQAGSEALFVGSGSKVYRETIYSRTHDKGVLSTPSMDGVSACALVLSALSDEGVFDFKNHPLNPVYLRKSDAQIHFEEKTGA
- a CDS encoding prepilin peptidase, producing MFPLSVFIAVMFFIFGACIGSFLNVVICRMPEGKSIVSPPSHCPTCNHTIPFYFNLPILSFLLLKGKCGFCNAPISIRYPLVEFITGLLALGLFLKFGMTPAAIFYFIFSAVLIAVSFIDLDHQIIPDKLSLPGILIFSTSCLFVPQMRFVSVIWGILAGGGILYLVALCYYHIRRHQGMGGGDIKLLAMIGAATGIKGVFFTLFTGSVFGTFGGMIAMARAGKSQKRQTKIPFGPFLSLGAILYIFWGESIIRWYINFLK